One Vibrio sp. CDRSL-10 TSBA genomic region harbors:
- a CDS encoding 3'-5' exonuclease — protein MNWLTRRYWHHKLQGSPYQALFTKPEGQVYVSLDCETTSLDPKRAELVTIAATKIIDNRILTSQPFEVRLRAPQSLDSGSVRIHRMRHQDLADGLSEKEALSRLIEFIGNHPLVGYHIRYDKTILDIACRKHFGFPLPNNLIEVSQIYHDKLERHLPNAYFDLSLDAICRHLDLPLQDKHDALQDAIAAALVFVRLTKGDLPTFTSPS, from the coding sequence ATGAACTGGCTGACCCGCCGCTACTGGCATCACAAGCTGCAAGGCTCCCCTTATCAGGCACTGTTTACCAAGCCTGAGGGTCAGGTCTATGTCTCGCTCGACTGCGAAACCACCAGCCTGGATCCCAAACGCGCCGAGCTGGTCACAATAGCCGCGACCAAAATTATTGATAACCGCATTCTCACCAGCCAGCCGTTTGAAGTACGGCTGCGCGCCCCGCAGTCGCTCGATTCCGGTTCAGTACGCATCCATCGCATGCGCCATCAGGATCTGGCCGACGGCCTGAGTGAGAAAGAGGCGCTGAGCCGCCTGATTGAGTTTATCGGCAATCATCCTCTGGTCGGCTATCACATTCGCTACGACAAGACGATTCTCGATATTGCCTGCCGTAAGCATTTTGGCTTTCCGCTGCCCAATAACCTGATTGAAGTCAGCCAGATCTACCATGACAAACTGGAGCGCCACCTGCCCAATGCCTATTTTGACCTCAGCCTGGATGCCATCTGCCGCCATCTCGATCTGCCGCTGCAGGACAAACATGACGCGCTGCAGGACGCCATTGCCGCTGCGCTGGTGTTTGTGCGTCTGACCAAGGGCGATTTACCCACCTTCACCTCTCCGTCCTGA
- a CDS encoding DUF294 nucleotidyltransferase-like domain-containing protein, whose product MPDKFNMHSPPFDRLSESQQKHLRASLDVAYYREREIILHSGQECSHLFVLIKGTVEERSADGSEVYAHYANDDMFDVRSLFEGQSKHHYIALEDTLSYLLPQPVFLELYNDNGEFAAYFDNNLAKRQELIEAAQQQQNIAEFILTQVDRSIFTPPMLLSPDQPLQQVTRQMKESGVDAALVRLADDDPRLAESREHPYAIVTRTNMLHAVMLDDIALEAPVGAIATFPVLHVDQGEFLFNAMVMMTRHKVKRLMVCEGNQAVGILDMIQILSAFSTHSHVLTLAIARATSIEELALASNKQRQLVESLSSRGVRTRFVMELISAVNEQIIEKAFELVVPPALHDHVCLLVLGSEGRGEQILKTDQDNALIIKDGLQWHQCDSIMQTLTHTLLQLGYPLCPGKVMVNNPKWVKSQSAWKQTLSSWVRAARPEQVMDIAIMADAHAVAGNKQLLEPVQQHLRDLMADQELILTEFTRPALSFSVPLTLFGNVKSAKSGLDIKQGGIFPIVHGVRALSLEYKLEVNNTFSRIEALVERKVLEQETGDNLSEALKQFFKLRLAQQLSNQHSANTLDLKQLDRAERDLLRHSLHVVKKFKQWLGYHYQIRD is encoded by the coding sequence ATGCCGGATAAATTTAACATGCACTCGCCACCGTTCGATCGTCTGAGCGAAAGTCAGCAGAAACATCTGCGCGCTTCGCTCGACGTGGCCTACTATCGTGAACGCGAGATCATACTGCACAGCGGCCAGGAGTGTTCCCATCTGTTTGTGCTGATCAAAGGCACAGTCGAAGAGCGCTCGGCAGACGGCAGCGAGGTTTACGCCCACTACGCCAACGACGACATGTTCGATGTGCGTTCCCTGTTTGAAGGCCAGAGCAAGCACCATTACATCGCCCTGGAAGATACCCTGAGTTACCTACTGCCGCAGCCGGTGTTTCTTGAGTTGTATAACGACAACGGCGAATTCGCGGCCTACTTTGATAACAATCTGGCCAAGCGCCAGGAGCTGATTGAGGCCGCGCAGCAGCAGCAAAATATCGCCGAGTTCATTCTGACTCAGGTCGACCGCTCCATTTTCACCCCGCCGATGCTGCTCAGTCCGGATCAGCCGCTGCAACAAGTCACCCGGCAGATGAAAGAGAGCGGCGTCGATGCGGCGCTGGTCAGACTCGCAGACGACGACCCGCGTCTGGCAGAGAGCCGTGAGCATCCGTATGCCATCGTCACCCGAACCAATATGCTGCATGCCGTCATGCTGGATGATATTGCGCTCGAGGCGCCGGTCGGTGCCATCGCGACGTTTCCGGTGCTGCATGTTGATCAGGGCGAGTTCCTGTTCAACGCCATGGTGATGATGACCCGCCACAAGGTGAAACGCCTGATGGTATGTGAAGGCAATCAGGCGGTCGGCATCCTGGATATGATTCAGATCCTGAGTGCCTTTTCGACCCATTCCCATGTCCTGACCCTGGCAATTGCGCGCGCGACCAGCATCGAAGAGCTGGCACTGGCTTCGAATAAACAACGCCAGCTGGTAGAAAGCCTCAGCAGCCGCGGCGTACGCACCCGCTTTGTGATGGAACTGATTTCGGCGGTCAACGAGCAAATCATTGAAAAAGCGTTTGAACTGGTGGTGCCGCCAGCGCTGCACGACCATGTCTGCCTGCTGGTACTCGGCTCTGAGGGGCGCGGTGAGCAGATCCTGAAAACCGATCAGGATAATGCTCTGATCATTAAAGATGGCCTGCAATGGCATCAGTGCGACAGCATCATGCAGACGCTGACCCACACCCTGCTGCAACTCGGTTATCCGCTCTGTCCCGGCAAAGTAATGGTCAACAATCCGAAGTGGGTCAAATCACAGAGCGCCTGGAAACAAACCTTAAGCAGCTGGGTCAGAGCCGCCCGTCCCGAGCAGGTGATGGACATCGCCATCATGGCCGATGCACATGCGGTGGCCGGCAATAAACAGCTGCTTGAACCGGTGCAGCAGCATCTGCGCGATCTGATGGCCGATCAGGAGCTGATCCTGACCGAATTTACCCGTCCTGCGCTGAGCTTTTCAGTGCCACTCACCCTGTTTGGCAATGTCAAAAGCGCCAAATCCGGCCTCGATATCAAACAAGGCGGCATCTTTCCGATTGTGCACGGCGTGCGGGCTCTGAGTCTGGAATACAAACTGGAGGTCAACAATACCTTCAGCCGCATTGAAGCCCTGGTCGAACGTAAAGTGCTGGAACAGGAGACCGGCGATAACCTCAGTGAGGCGCTGAAACAGTTTTTCAAACTGCGCCTCGCCCAGCAACTGAGTAACCAGCACAGCGCCAACACGCTGGATTTGAAACAGCTCGACCGCGCGGAACGCGATCTGCTGCGCCACAGCCTGCATGTGGTCAAGAAATTCAAACAGTGGCTCGGTTACCACTACCAGATTCGCGACTGA
- a CDS encoding PAS domain-containing hybrid sensor histidine kinase/response regulator, with amino-acid sequence MQGWLVIPVSLMYLGVLFLIAWYGDRQTNWLAKWRPWIYSLSIAVYCSSWTFYGTVGQASANPWSFLPIYIAPILVFAFGWRILARLILIAKREHITSIADFIGARYGKSQGLAVLVTLIAVAGILPYIALQLRGITMGLNIVAPDLRTEFGYQDINVSWFVVLALALFTMLFGTRHIDNTEHHRGMMMAIAFESIVKLVAFLVVGLFIVFLALRSDSINLLETARSTYQSPNWPTLLVHTLLTMMAIICLPRQFHTMVVENERAQDLHTARWLFPLYLILMGIFVLPIAWIGQSMLSGTSADTFVISLPMSVGAEDIALLAFLGGTSAASGMVIVSTIALAIMVSNDLVMPLLLRRMRLSQRNHRHFSGLLVVIRRSLIFVLLMGAWGFYLALDAIPSLSAIGFLSFSAITQFAPALIGGMYWREGNRKGVYVGLAAGFTLWLVTLMTATNMLAGDEQSNVLLWLITPPEVIAGLGLKSADWGMLLSVSVNALCYVLVSMVTRCSLSERLQSAAFVGTPLPENENMSLYQSRVTVAELEMLASRFVGRSRVRSAFNQYWDQQRETLMPNQQAPSTLIRHTERVLAGVFGASSAKLVLTSALQGRNMQLEEVATIVDEASELYDFSRGLLQGAIEHIGQGIAVVDKQLRLVAWNQRYLELFDFPLGLIQVGRPIADVIRHNAEQGLCGPGDPEDHVRRRVYHLEQGTRHTSSRVRPDGRVIEVQGNPMPGGGFVMSFTDITVFRDAEQALKEANETLEERVLERTRELEKLNQQLVSATQRSEHESRSKSRFLAAVSHDLMQPLNAARLFASSLAEVAKDDEARRLSHHIESALSAAEDLIGDLLDISRLESGKLEIHPQSFAIKDVLANLNAEFSALARQQGVTFAMVPSSLYVRSDPKLLRRVVQNFLTNAFRYNPHGKVLLGVRNLGDQVRIDVWDNGIGIEEDKQQEIFEEFNRGGQVRSEQGLGLGLAISKGIAHVLGHEISMRSWPGRGSVFSITLDKAAPVEQVAPVSAAPQSQPELLSLRVLCVDNEEDILVGMRDLLERWGCEVRTATDLVTSLRALDNQWVPDVVLSDYRLDQGRTGLEVLQQCRLRLGDCFEGIVISADRSEDILDGIKSNGFGFIAKPVKPLKLRALLNRVA; translated from the coding sequence ATGCAGGGATGGTTGGTGATACCGGTATCGCTTATGTACCTCGGGGTTTTGTTTCTGATTGCCTGGTACGGCGATCGGCAGACAAACTGGCTGGCCAAATGGCGGCCGTGGATCTACAGCCTGTCGATAGCGGTCTATTGTTCGTCCTGGACCTTTTACGGTACGGTCGGTCAGGCCAGTGCCAACCCCTGGTCGTTTTTGCCGATTTACATTGCGCCGATCCTGGTGTTTGCCTTTGGCTGGCGCATTCTGGCCCGCCTGATCCTGATCGCCAAACGTGAGCACATTACCTCGATTGCCGATTTTATCGGTGCCCGTTATGGTAAATCCCAGGGCCTGGCGGTGCTGGTAACCCTGATTGCCGTGGCCGGGATTCTGCCCTACATCGCGTTGCAGCTGCGCGGCATCACCATGGGGCTCAACATTGTCGCGCCGGATCTGCGCACCGAATTTGGTTACCAGGATATCAATGTCTCCTGGTTTGTGGTCCTGGCACTGGCGTTGTTTACCATGTTGTTCGGTACCCGTCATATCGATAACACGGAACATCACCGCGGCATGATGATGGCGATAGCGTTTGAATCCATCGTCAAGCTGGTCGCTTTCCTGGTGGTCGGGCTGTTCATCGTGTTTCTCGCGCTGCGCAGTGACAGTATAAACCTGCTCGAAACCGCGCGCAGTACTTATCAGTCGCCGAACTGGCCGACGCTGCTGGTGCACACGCTGCTGACCATGATGGCCATCATCTGTCTGCCGCGTCAGTTTCATACCATGGTGGTGGAGAATGAGCGCGCCCAGGATCTGCATACCGCGCGCTGGCTGTTTCCGCTTTATCTCATCCTGATGGGTATTTTTGTCCTGCCGATTGCCTGGATTGGCCAGAGCATGCTGAGCGGTACCTCGGCCGATACCTTTGTTATCAGTTTACCGATGTCGGTCGGGGCGGAAGATATTGCTCTGCTGGCGTTTCTCGGCGGCACCTCAGCGGCTTCCGGTATGGTCATCGTCTCGACCATTGCGCTCGCCATTATGGTCTCCAACGATCTGGTGATGCCGTTGCTGCTGCGCCGTATGCGCCTGTCGCAGCGTAATCACCGCCATTTCTCCGGCCTGCTGGTCGTGATCCGGCGCAGCCTGATCTTCGTGCTGCTGATGGGCGCGTGGGGATTCTATCTGGCCCTGGATGCGATTCCGTCCCTGTCGGCGATAGGCTTTCTCTCTTTTTCCGCTATTACCCAGTTCGCGCCGGCGCTGATCGGCGGCATGTACTGGCGTGAAGGCAATCGCAAAGGGGTATATGTCGGTCTGGCGGCCGGTTTTACCCTGTGGCTGGTGACCCTGATGACCGCCACCAATATGCTGGCCGGTGATGAGCAGAGTAACGTGCTGCTGTGGCTGATTACGCCGCCCGAGGTGATTGCCGGTCTCGGGCTGAAAAGTGCTGACTGGGGCATGTTGCTCAGCGTCAGTGTTAATGCGCTGTGTTATGTGCTGGTCTCTATGGTGACCCGCTGCAGCCTGAGCGAACGTCTTCAGTCGGCGGCGTTTGTCGGTACACCGCTGCCGGAAAACGAGAACATGAGCCTGTATCAGAGCCGGGTGACAGTGGCGGAGCTGGAAATGCTGGCTTCGCGCTTTGTCGGCCGCTCACGGGTTCGCTCGGCGTTCAACCAGTACTGGGATCAGCAGCGTGAAACCCTGATGCCTAACCAGCAGGCTCCGTCCACTCTGATTCGTCACACCGAGCGGGTGCTGGCGGGGGTATTCGGCGCGTCGTCGGCCAAGCTGGTGCTGACCTCGGCGCTGCAGGGGCGCAATATGCAGTTGGAAGAGGTGGCCACTATTGTCGATGAAGCCTCCGAGCTGTACGACTTTAGTCGCGGCTTGTTGCAGGGCGCGATTGAGCATATCGGCCAGGGCATTGCGGTGGTGGATAAACAGCTGCGGCTGGTGGCCTGGAACCAGCGTTATCTTGAGTTGTTCGATTTTCCGCTCGGCCTGATTCAGGTCGGGCGACCGATTGCTGATGTGATTCGCCATAATGCCGAGCAGGGTTTATGTGGTCCGGGTGACCCGGAAGATCATGTGCGGCGCCGGGTATATCACCTCGAACAGGGCACCCGTCATACCTCATCGCGGGTTCGTCCTGACGGGCGGGTAATTGAAGTGCAGGGTAACCCGATGCCGGGCGGCGGGTTTGTGATGAGCTTTACCGACATCACGGTATTCCGCGATGCCGAGCAGGCATTGAAAGAAGCCAACGAAACCCTGGAAGAGCGCGTGCTGGAGCGCACCCGTGAGCTGGAAAAACTCAACCAGCAACTGGTCTCGGCTACCCAGCGTTCAGAGCATGAGTCGCGTTCTAAATCGCGCTTCCTGGCTGCGGTCAGCCACGACCTGATGCAACCGCTCAATGCGGCGCGTCTGTTCGCATCTTCTCTGGCGGAAGTGGCTAAAGATGATGAGGCGCGGCGTTTATCCCATCATATCGAAAGTGCGCTCAGCGCAGCCGAAGATCTGATTGGTGACCTGCTCGATATTTCGCGCCTGGAATCCGGCAAGCTGGAAATTCATCCGCAAAGTTTTGCCATTAAAGATGTGCTGGCGAATCTCAATGCCGAGTTCAGTGCACTGGCGCGTCAGCAGGGCGTGACCTTCGCCATGGTGCCATCTTCTTTATATGTCCGCTCCGATCCGAAATTGCTGCGCCGCGTGGTGCAGAACTTCCTCACCAATGCGTTTCGCTATAACCCGCATGGCAAAGTGCTGCTCGGGGTGCGTAATTTGGGTGACCAGGTGCGCATCGATGTATGGGATAACGGCATTGGTATCGAAGAGGATAAACAGCAGGAGATTTTCGAAGAGTTCAACCGTGGCGGGCAGGTGCGCTCCGAGCAGGGGCTGGGATTGGGGCTGGCGATTTCGAAAGGCATTGCTCATGTACTGGGGCATGAAATTTCGATGCGCTCCTGGCCGGGGCGGGGCAGCGTCTTTTCTATTACGCTGGATAAAGCCGCGCCGGTTGAGCAGGTGGCGCCGGTCAGTGCCGCGCCGCAGAGTCAGCCGGAGCTGCTGTCGCTGCGTGTGCTGTGTGTCGATAATGAAGAAGACATTCTGGTCGGGATGCGTGACCTGCTGGAACGCTGGGGCTGTGAAGTGCGCACTGCCACCGATCTGGTGACCAGCCTGCGCGCGCTGGATAACCAGTGGGTGCCGGATGTGGTGCTGTCTGACTACCGGCTCGATCAGGGCCGGACCGGGCTGGAAGTGTTGCAGCAGTGCCGCCTGCGTCTCGGTGACTGCTTTGAGGGCATAGTGATCAGTGCCGACCGTAGTGAGGATATTCTTGACGGAATTAAATCCAACGGCTTTGGTTTTATCGCCAAGCCGGTCAAACCGCTTAAACTGCGGGCTTTACTCAATCGGGTCGCCTGA
- the gppA gene encoding guanosine-5'-triphosphate,3'-diphosphate diphosphatase, whose amino-acid sequence MSQAVSSPLYAAIDLGSNSFHMLIVRHIDGSVQTMAKIKRKVRLAAGLDEHNALSQEAMQRGWDCLSLFAERLQDIPDENIRIVGTATLRTATNVDEFLARANTILGHPIEVISGEEEAATIYKGVAHTSGGMGRRLVVDIGGASTELIIGEGFEAKALTSLKMGCVTWLERHFKDRQLNSTNFNNAIHAAKQMLEPILEQYTALGWDVCVGASGTVQALQEIMLAQGMDEVITLAKLKRLQKQAMLSDHLEELEIEGLTLERALVFPSGLSILIAVFESLNIEAMTLAGGALREGLVYEMVAGLRQDDIRARTIASVQSRYQLDDTYADQVATLASKLLAQCGGDEWVGEPQAEMLLRSVAQLHEIGLSIDFKKGGEHSAYLLQHLDLPGFTRAQKHYLGELARRYREQLTSLPEQHALSSSSSKRVLRLFRLAVILSHRRNPALEPEFALSAEGDKLTLSISNAWLQANPLTYAELELEANRQTDIGWPLTLLAS is encoded by the coding sequence ATGAGTCAAGCCGTCTCTTCACCGCTGTATGCGGCTATCGACCTCGGGTCGAACAGCTTTCACATGCTGATTGTGCGCCACATTGATGGCAGCGTTCAGACCATGGCCAAAATCAAGCGCAAAGTTCGCCTGGCTGCCGGCCTGGACGAACACAATGCGCTGAGCCAAGAAGCGATGCAACGTGGCTGGGATTGCCTGAGCCTGTTTGCCGAACGTCTGCAGGATATTCCTGATGAGAATATCCGTATTGTCGGTACCGCGACTCTGCGTACCGCGACCAATGTGGATGAGTTTCTCGCCAGAGCCAATACCATTCTCGGCCACCCGATTGAAGTCATTTCGGGTGAGGAAGAAGCGGCGACTATCTATAAAGGTGTCGCTCATACCTCCGGAGGCATGGGACGTCGGCTGGTCGTCGACATCGGCGGCGCCAGCACAGAGCTGATTATCGGTGAAGGGTTTGAGGCAAAGGCACTGACCAGTTTGAAAATGGGCTGCGTCACCTGGCTGGAGCGACACTTTAAAGATCGCCAGCTCAACAGCACCAATTTCAATAACGCCATCCACGCGGCCAAGCAGATGCTGGAGCCAATCCTGGAGCAGTATACCGCTCTGGGCTGGGATGTGTGTGTGGGTGCCAGCGGTACCGTGCAGGCACTGCAGGAGATCATGCTGGCACAGGGGATGGATGAAGTCATTACCCTGGCCAAACTGAAGCGACTGCAAAAGCAGGCCATGCTGTCGGACCATCTCGAAGAGCTGGAAATCGAAGGCCTGACTCTGGAACGAGCCCTGGTTTTCCCAAGCGGCTTGTCGATTCTGATTGCGGTGTTTGAATCGCTGAATATTGAAGCGATGACCCTGGCCGGCGGCGCGCTGCGTGAAGGGCTGGTGTACGAGATGGTGGCCGGTCTGCGCCAGGATGATATCCGTGCCCGCACCATTGCCAGTGTGCAGAGCCGTTACCAGCTGGATGACACTTATGCCGACCAGGTCGCCACTCTGGCCAGTAAACTGCTGGCGCAGTGCGGCGGCGATGAGTGGGTCGGGGAGCCGCAGGCGGAGATGCTGCTGCGCAGTGTTGCCCAGTTACACGAAATCGGTTTGTCGATCGACTTTAAAAAAGGCGGCGAGCACAGTGCCTATCTGCTGCAGCATCTTGATTTGCCCGGCTTCACCCGTGCCCAGAAGCACTACCTGGGTGAGCTGGCGCGCCGCTACCGTGAGCAACTGACTTCGCTGCCGGAGCAACATGCGTTATCGAGCAGCAGCAGTAAACGGGTGTTACGCCTGTTCCGTCTCGCGGTCATTCTCAGCCATCGCCGTAACCCGGCGCTGGAGCCGGAGTTTGCCCTCAGTGCAGAAGGCGACAAACTGACCCTGAGTATCAGCAATGCCTGGCTGCAGGCTAACCCGCTGACGTATGCCGAACTGGAACTGGAGGCTAACCGCCAGACCGATATCGGCTGGCCATTGACCCTGCTTGCCAGCTAA
- the trxA gene encoding thioredoxin TrxA, with the protein MSDKIVQLSDDSFEADVIKAAGPVLVDFWAEWCGPCKMIAPILDEIAEEYEGKLTIGKLNIDHNAGTPPKFGIRGIPTLLLFKDGSVAATKVGALSKTQLKEFLDANL; encoded by the coding sequence ATGAGTGATAAAATTGTGCAGCTTTCTGACGATAGTTTTGAAGCAGATGTGATCAAAGCTGCAGGCCCTGTTCTTGTTGATTTTTGGGCAGAATGGTGTGGTCCTTGTAAGATGATTGCGCCTATTCTTGATGAAATCGCTGAAGAGTACGAAGGCAAACTCACTATCGGCAAACTGAACATTGACCACAACGCTGGTACACCACCTAAGTTCGGTATTCGTGGCATTCCAACGCTTCTGCTTTTCAAAGACGGCAGCGTTGCAGCAACTAAAGTTGGTGCGCTTTCTAAGACTCAGCTGAAAGAATTCTTAGACGCCAACCTGTAA
- a CDS encoding 2Fe-2S iron-sulfur cluster-binding protein, which yields MTYTVRLLPSNIQFEVEKGQTVLDAALNQHISFPHRCQVGACAACLCRKVEGEVSYHLEPMLTEREQAEGWVFPCQAFAESHLVLTFEE from the coding sequence ATGACCTACACTGTACGTTTGCTTCCGAGTAATATTCAGTTTGAGGTAGAAAAAGGCCAGACGGTGTTGGACGCTGCACTCAACCAGCATATTTCGTTTCCGCACCGTTGCCAGGTAGGCGCCTGTGCAGCCTGCCTGTGCCGTAAAGTAGAAGGTGAGGTAAGTTACCATCTGGAGCCGATGCTGACCGAAAGGGAGCAAGCCGAAGGATGGGTATTTCCCTGTCAGGCCTTCGCTGAAAGTCATTTAGTACTTACTTTCGAGGAGTAG
- the fre gene encoding NAD(P)H-flavin reductase, translating into MTIKCKVKSIQPLASNTFQILLHPEAPVEFKAGQYLMVVMGEKDKRPFSIASSPCRHEGELELHIGAAEHNAYAQDVVNAMRQALEENSDITIDAPHGDAWVKEDSERPLLLIAGGTGFSYVRSILDHCVAQKKTNSIYLYWGGRDASQLYAKDELAQIAAQYDNVHFIPVVEQAEANWQGKVGNVLQAISQDFESLADYDIYIAGRFEMAGAAREMFTQNKQALSERMFADAYAFI; encoded by the coding sequence ATGACCATTAAATGTAAAGTAAAGTCTATCCAGCCATTAGCCAGCAACACTTTCCAAATCCTGCTGCACCCGGAAGCGCCGGTTGAGTTTAAAGCCGGCCAGTACCTGATGGTAGTAATGGGCGAGAAAGACAAGCGCCCGTTTTCGATTGCCAGCAGCCCGTGCCGCCATGAAGGTGAACTGGAACTGCATATCGGCGCGGCAGAACATAATGCCTACGCGCAGGATGTGGTGAACGCGATGCGTCAGGCGCTGGAAGAAAATAGTGACATCACAATTGATGCGCCGCACGGTGATGCTTGGGTAAAAGAAGACAGCGAGCGTCCTCTGCTGCTGATTGCCGGCGGTACCGGCTTTAGCTATGTTCGTTCTATTCTTGATCATTGTGTTGCCCAGAAGAAGACCAATTCTATCTATCTGTACTGGGGCGGCCGTGATGCGAGCCAGCTGTATGCTAAAGATGAACTGGCCCAAATTGCCGCTCAATATGACAATGTGCATTTTATTCCGGTAGTGGAACAAGCAGAAGCTAACTGGCAGGGCAAAGTGGGTAATGTGCTTCAGGCCATCAGTCAGGATTTCGAATCACTGGCTGATTACGATATCTATATCGCCGGTCGATTTGAGATGGCGGGCGCGGCAAGAGAGATGTTTACGCAGAACAAACAGGCGCTGAGTGAACGTATGTTTGCTGATGCGTACGCATTTATCTAA
- the pssA gene encoding CDP-diacylglycerol--serine O-phosphatidyltransferase, with translation MIARRNPFEQLPTIAQDPDKFGILFSAEEFRTHLIESIRQASKRIYIVALYLEDDEAGREILTELYEAKQRNPGLQISICVDWHRAQRGLIGAATSEGNAAMYKSFKQQYDHCIPVYGIPVRGREVFGVLHLKGFIIDDEVIYSGASLNNVYLNKKERYRFDRYHTFENKTLADSMVKFIQQQMLEHPAVNDLACNSKPSTKEIKTDIRQFRASLTQASYEFEPETVSEQQIGVTPLVGIGKRRNRLNQYIVQLIAQAKEEIFICTPYFNFPRGVAKEVRKAIRRGVKVHIVVGDKTANDFYIPPEQGFKTIGGLPYLYELNLRRFAKLNEANIASRNLSIHLWKDGDNSFHLKGIWIDKRYMLLTGNNLNPRAWKLDLENALLITDDHHHLNERFEQEIENILQHTQLVCTYKQIEKMENYPEPVQRLIRKIMRLKADRVLKQIL, from the coding sequence ATGATTGCTCGTAGAAATCCATTCGAACAGCTACCCACTATTGCGCAAGATCCGGATAAGTTTGGTATTTTGTTCTCAGCCGAGGAATTTCGTACTCATCTGATTGAGTCGATTCGTCAGGCGAGCAAACGCATTTATATCGTGGCTCTCTACCTTGAGGACGACGAGGCTGGACGTGAAATTCTCACTGAGCTGTATGAAGCGAAGCAGCGCAACCCCGGGTTGCAAATCAGTATTTGTGTAGACTGGCATCGCGCCCAACGTGGCCTGATAGGTGCCGCGACCTCAGAAGGTAATGCGGCGATGTACAAGTCTTTCAAACAGCAATATGACCACTGTATCCCGGTCTACGGTATTCCGGTGCGGGGCAGAGAAGTGTTCGGTGTTCTGCACCTCAAGGGCTTCATCATTGATGATGAGGTGATCTACAGTGGTGCCAGCCTGAATAACGTCTATCTGAACAAGAAAGAGCGTTATCGTTTTGACCGCTACCATACGTTCGAAAACAAAACCCTGGCTGACAGCATGGTGAAGTTTATCCAGCAACAGATGTTGGAACACCCTGCAGTCAATGATTTGGCATGCAACAGTAAACCAAGCACCAAAGAGATTAAAACCGATATTCGTCAGTTCCGTGCTTCGCTAACCCAGGCAAGCTACGAATTTGAGCCGGAAACAGTCTCAGAACAGCAGATTGGCGTAACGCCACTGGTTGGTATCGGTAAACGCCGCAACCGCCTGAATCAGTACATAGTGCAGCTCATCGCTCAGGCGAAAGAAGAAATCTTCATTTGTACCCCTTACTTCAATTTCCCGCGCGGAGTGGCGAAAGAGGTACGTAAAGCGATTCGTCGTGGCGTGAAGGTACATATCGTGGTGGGTGATAAAACCGCGAATGACTTTTACATTCCGCCAGAGCAAGGGTTCAAGACCATCGGTGGTCTGCCTTATCTGTATGAACTTAACCTGCGCCGCTTTGCCAAGCTGAACGAGGCCAATATCGCCAGCCGTAACCTGTCGATTCACCTGTGGAAAGACGGTGATAACAGCTTCCACCTCAAAGGGATCTGGATCGATAAACGTTATATGCTGCTGACCGGGAATAACCTCAATCCACGTGCGTGGAAGCTGGATCTGGAGAACGCTCTGCTGATCACCGATGATCACCATCACCTGAATGAGCGCTTTGAGCAGGAGATTGAAAACATCCTGCAACATACTCAGCTGGTGTGTACCTATAAGCAGATCGAGAAGATGGAAAACTACCCAGAGCCGGTCCAACGCCTGATCCGTAAGATTATGCGCCTCAAAGCAGACCGGGTACTGAAGCAGATTCTCTAA